In one Butyrivibrio proteoclasticus B316 genomic region, the following are encoded:
- a CDS encoding AAA family ATPase yields MKNSKEIAIEWGITERSVLNMCNEGKIPGAYKEGRKWQIPDDAVKPADGRVRTGEYRKNLISTSPAPNTDKSDPNSTSTTTKPLPIGISDYIRAQSEYYYVDKTMLIKDFLDRKPMVSLFTRPRRFGKTLNMDMLRVFFEISEEDTSIYFKDKQIWSCGDSYTRHQGKYPVIFLTFKDVKFDSWEATLNKLSALLQAEYGRHSELADSTKLADYEKAYYNKIVSGSANEVDLSSALENLSRMLYEHYGTNTIIIIDEYDTPIQEGYSKNFYDEIIGFMRNLFSGGFKDNKFLAYGFLTGILRIAQESIFSGLNNLSVNTVLDDDYDSYFGFTYPEVHQMMEYYGCTNKGKELQQWYDGYLFGNQEIYNPWSVINYISKGCVPQAYWVNAGRNEIIEDVMKMTFEDVYERLSALMQGEKVVARINQTTVYRSLSDDPANIYSILLVAGYLKIVKKHLQADGSYLCEIAIPNNEIAAVYKTEILSYYANIGVIKDTTSNVIAESLYSNDKDRLQKAVGEYMTKSISFYDAGAEGFYHGLVLGLIALMDNQYRIKSNRESGDGRYDVSLSPKDKKHAGIIMEIKWEKDLDQAELYKLADKALSQIDDKHYDSEMLQDGVTDIIKFGMAFSGKEVAIKTR; encoded by the coding sequence ATGAAAAATAGCAAAGAAATTGCAATTGAATGGGGAATTACAGAAAGAAGTGTTCTCAATATGTGCAATGAGGGCAAGATTCCAGGCGCTTACAAGGAAGGCAGAAAATGGCAAATTCCAGATGATGCGGTAAAACCAGCTGACGGCAGAGTCAGAACAGGCGAGTACAGAAAAAATCTCATTTCAACATCTCCTGCACCAAACACAGATAAAAGCGACCCTAACAGCACATCCACCACGACAAAGCCTCTTCCTATCGGCATCTCTGACTACATTCGAGCCCAGTCCGAGTATTACTATGTCGATAAGACCATGCTCATCAAGGACTTCCTGGACAGAAAGCCAATGGTATCACTTTTTACCAGACCCAGGAGATTTGGCAAAACTCTCAACATGGATATGCTCAGAGTATTCTTTGAAATATCAGAAGAAGACACCAGCATTTATTTCAAGGATAAACAAATATGGTCCTGCGGTGATAGCTATACCAGGCATCAGGGTAAATATCCTGTAATCTTTCTGACATTCAAGGACGTTAAGTTTGACTCCTGGGAAGCTACCCTTAATAAGTTGTCAGCGCTCCTTCAGGCAGAATACGGTAGACATAGCGAGCTGGCAGACAGCACCAAATTGGCTGATTACGAGAAGGCTTATTATAACAAGATAGTAAGTGGCTCAGCTAATGAAGTAGATCTTTCATCCGCCCTTGAGAACCTCTCCAGAATGCTCTATGAGCACTACGGGACAAACACCATAATTATCATAGATGAGTATGACACGCCTATTCAGGAAGGCTATTCCAAGAATTTCTATGATGAAATTATAGGATTTATGCGAAATCTCTTCTCCGGAGGTTTTAAAGATAACAAGTTCCTTGCATATGGCTTCCTTACAGGAATACTTCGCATAGCTCAGGAGAGTATTTTTAGCGGACTTAACAATCTTTCCGTCAACACCGTACTGGACGATGATTACGATAGTTATTTTGGATTCACTTACCCTGAGGTACATCAGATGATGGAATACTACGGATGTACCAACAAGGGAAAAGAGCTGCAGCAATGGTACGACGGATACCTCTTTGGAAATCAGGAAATCTATAATCCCTGGTCAGTTATCAATTACATATCCAAAGGTTGTGTTCCCCAGGCATATTGGGTTAATGCAGGCAGGAACGAGATCATAGAAGATGTTATGAAGATGACTTTCGAGGACGTGTATGAGAGATTATCTGCACTAATGCAGGGAGAAAAAGTCGTAGCTAGAATCAATCAGACCACCGTTTACAGATCACTTTCTGATGATCCCGCCAATATTTATAGCATCCTTCTGGTTGCCGGATACCTCAAGATCGTCAAAAAACACCTCCAGGCAGATGGTAGCTATCTCTGTGAAATAGCAATTCCCAATAACGAAATTGCTGCTGTATATAAAACAGAGATCCTGTCTTACTATGCAAACATCGGAGTTATCAAGGACACCACCTCCAATGTCATAGCAGAGAGCCTATATTCCAATGATAAAGACAGACTCCAGAAGGCGGTTGGTGAATACATGACCAAATCCATAAGCTTCTATGACGCTGGAGCAGAAGGCTTCTATCACGGACTTGTCCTAGGACTTATTGCTTTAATGGATAATCAGTACAGGATTAAGTCAAACCGAGAGTCCGGGGATGGCCGATATGATGTCAGTCTCTCTCCAAAAGACAAAAAACACGCCGGAATTATTATGGAAATAAAATGGGAAAAAGACCTTGATCAAGCCGAATTATACAAACTGGCTGACAAAGCACTTTCACAGATAGACGACAAACATTACGATTCTGAAATGTTACAAGACGGCGTCACTGACATCATTAAGTTTGGTATGGCTTTTTCAGGAAAAGAAGTAGCAATAAAGACAAGATAA
- a CDS encoding TrmH family RNA methyltransferase → MSKEFIEVTDINTPKLSIYHQFSENQLFHINEPDLGIFIAESPKVIGRALDAGYEPISLLLEKGQTEKEAAEIIERCENAPIYIAESQVLTQITGFHLTRGVLCAMRRKVLPSVESLVKDAHRIAVLENVTNPTNLGAIVRNAAALGLDAVLFTHGSTDPLYRRAARVSMGTVFQIPWTFLPEGSEIDTIKGLGFKTVAMALRNDTKDISDPELKNADKLAIFLGAEGDGLLPETIAACDCCVKIPMAHGVDSLNVAACSAVAFWELVK, encoded by the coding sequence ATGTCAAAAGAATTCATCGAAGTTACAGATATCAATACTCCCAAGCTGTCCATCTATCATCAGTTTTCGGAGAATCAATTATTCCATATAAATGAGCCAGACCTTGGAATCTTCATCGCAGAAAGTCCCAAGGTTATTGGACGTGCGCTGGATGCTGGATATGAACCAATTTCTCTTTTGCTTGAGAAGGGTCAGACTGAAAAAGAGGCTGCGGAAATTATTGAGAGATGTGAAAACGCTCCAATTTACATCGCAGAGTCACAGGTTCTCACTCAGATTACCGGTTTCCACTTAACCCGCGGAGTTCTTTGCGCAATGAGAAGAAAAGTACTTCCAAGCGTGGAAAGCCTAGTAAAAGATGCTCATCGTATCGCTGTTCTTGAAAACGTTACTAATCCAACAAACCTCGGTGCAATTGTTAGAAACGCTGCAGCCCTAGGGCTTGATGCAGTTCTTTTCACTCACGGATCCACTGATCCATTATATCGCCGTGCTGCCAGAGTCAGCATGGGCACTGTGTTCCAGATACCATGGACATTTCTGCCTGAGGGCTCAGAAATAGACACAATAAAAGGCCTTGGCTTTAAGACTGTAGCCATGGCCCTTAGAAACGATACAAAAGATATCAGTGATCCAGAACTTAAAAATGCCGACAAGCTTGCCATTTTCCTTGGTGCTGAGGGAGACGGCCTTCTTCCTGAAACAATCGCAGCTTGTGACTGTTGTGTAAAAATCCCAATGGCTCATGGCGTCGATTCTCTAAACGTAGCCGCCTGCAGCGCTGTTGCTTTTTGGGAACTGGTAAAATAA
- a CDS encoding PHP domain-containing protein — protein sequence MEYIYETHLHTIEGSACSDTPAKEYIEHMKAIGYSGMIVTDHFFNGNTAVPRSLPWTEWVEQYCKGYEHALEAAKDADFDVFFGAEVCFQGDEYLLYGIDKEWLKKTPEILDMTRPELYAAVHAIGGIMLQAHPYRERGYLNTIHLAPNDVDGIEGFNAENPDYQNALCYQYGLEHGFLMSGGSDIHHLTQKHMGGMSFPYRLHSIQDYVKGFLNGDGTPVFVRDITDHIPFSPVADEKALTEVSQQPSLPVVIH from the coding sequence ATGGAATACATCTACGAAACGCATCTTCACACTATAGAAGGGAGTGCCTGCTCTGATACTCCGGCAAAAGAATATATTGAACACATGAAGGCAATCGGCTACAGCGGAATGATCGTTACCGATCACTTTTTTAACGGAAATACAGCTGTACCAAGGAGCCTTCCATGGACAGAGTGGGTTGAACAATACTGCAAGGGATATGAGCATGCACTGGAAGCCGCCAAAGATGCTGATTTTGATGTTTTCTTTGGAGCTGAAGTCTGCTTTCAAGGAGATGAATATCTTTTGTATGGAATAGATAAAGAGTGGCTCAAGAAGACTCCTGAGATTCTGGACATGACAAGGCCTGAGCTCTACGCCGCAGTACATGCAATTGGCGGTATTATGCTCCAGGCTCATCCCTACAGAGAAAGAGGATACCTAAACACAATTCATCTGGCTCCAAATGATGTTGATGGTATAGAGGGCTTCAACGCCGAAAATCCTGATTATCAGAACGCTCTCTGCTATCAGTACGGCTTAGAGCACGGATTTCTCATGAGTGGCGGCTCCGACATCCACCATTTAACCCAGAAGCACATGGGAGGAATGAGCTTCCCATATAGACTTCATTCAATTCAGGATTATGTTAAGGGATTTCTAAACGGGGACGGAACGCCAGTGTTTGTAAGGGATATTACTGACCATATTCCATTCTCCCCAGTCGCTGACGAAAAGGCTCTAACAGAGGTTTCACAGCAGCCTTCGCTTCCTGTTGTGATTCATTAA
- a CDS encoding GntP family permease gives MTGLPLIIVFILAIVCMIVLISKFKIHPFISIMLISLVLGLIAGIPIADIKLDDGTTKAGIATVIGQGFSGTFTSIGIVIILGALIGSILEQTGAALKLADIVIKIVGKKHPVLAMELMGWVVSIPVFCDSGFVILNPIRKALVKRTAASSVAMSVGLAAGLFTSHVFIPPTPGPIAAANTLGIGDNLLLVMGIGALCSIFPIIAAYFYAQFIGGKVKADDEADNGEVSKTYEELVAEFGKLPNGFIALAPIIVPIILMALSSIVSMAKMTGGVARLFTFLGTPIIALAVGTIFAVFQLLGAGKMEKFYDICNDTLKTVGPILFVTAAGGVLGKVIASSDMVNYISEHATVLSAMGIFFPFLLAAILKSAQGSSTVALTTTAGIVAPLLPVLGFTTPVQVTLVCMAIGAGAMTVSHANDSYYWVVTNFGAMSTDKGYKSWTVASLIMGVAAVIEIAILSLFLH, from the coding sequence ATGACAGGATTACCACTTATTATCGTATTCATTCTAGCTATTGTCTGTATGATTGTTCTGATTTCCAAGTTCAAGATCCATCCATTCATTTCTATCATGTTGATTTCACTGGTTCTTGGTCTTATTGCCGGAATTCCTATTGCCGACATTAAGCTGGATGACGGAACAACCAAGGCAGGAATTGCCACAGTAATTGGACAGGGCTTCTCAGGAACCTTTACTTCCATTGGTATCGTAATTATCCTGGGCGCTCTTATCGGAAGCATCCTTGAGCAGACAGGCGCAGCTCTTAAGCTGGCTGACATTGTTATTAAGATAGTTGGCAAAAAGCATCCTGTTCTGGCAATGGAACTTATGGGATGGGTTGTATCTATTCCTGTTTTCTGTGATTCCGGATTTGTAATCCTTAACCCAATCCGTAAGGCTCTTGTAAAAAGAACTGCAGCTTCCTCAGTAGCTATGTCTGTAGGTCTTGCAGCAGGTCTTTTCACATCACATGTATTCATCCCACCTACACCGGGACCAATCGCAGCAGCTAATACACTGGGCATCGGTGACAACCTTCTTCTTGTAATGGGTATCGGTGCACTTTGCTCAATATTCCCTATTATCGCAGCTTACTTCTATGCACAGTTCATTGGTGGCAAGGTTAAAGCTGATGACGAAGCTGATAACGGCGAGGTTTCCAAGACTTATGAAGAGCTCGTAGCTGAATTTGGTAAGCTTCCTAATGGCTTTATAGCTCTTGCTCCAATCATTGTTCCTATTATCCTTATGGCTCTTTCTTCAATCGTATCAATGGCTAAGATGACAGGCGGCGTTGCTCGTCTTTTCACATTCCTTGGTACACCTATTATAGCTCTTGCAGTTGGTACTATTTTTGCAGTATTCCAGCTTCTTGGAGCAGGCAAGATGGAGAAATTCTATGATATCTGTAACGATACCTTAAAGACAGTTGGACCAATCCTCTTCGTAACAGCAGCAGGCGGTGTTCTTGGTAAGGTTATAGCTTCTTCAGATATGGTTAACTATATCTCAGAGCATGCAACAGTTCTTTCAGCAATGGGCATCTTCTTCCCATTCCTGCTTGCAGCAATCCTCAAATCCGCACAGGGATCTTCAACAGTTGCGCTTACAACCACAGCTGGAATCGTAGCTCCACTTCTTCCTGTTCTTGGATTTACAACTCCTGTTCAGGTAACACTGGTTTGCATGGCAATCGGCGCAGGTGCTATGACAGTATCTCACGCTAACGACTCTTATTACTGGGTTGTTACAAACTTTGGTGCAATGTCCACAGACAAGGGCTACAAGTCCTGGACTGTAGCATCTCTTATCATGGGTGTAGCAGCAGTCATTGAGATTGCAATCCTTAGCTTGTTCCTGCACTAA
- a CDS encoding glycerate kinase type-2 family protein yields MNKELRKDADIIIERSIKAVLPDEAVKRALKDFKPGEGKLVLVSAGKAAWQMAAAAVEALGNQDKNETTARGIVGGIVITKYDHVKGDIPGVECCEAGHPVPDENSFSATKKALDLVEPLGEKDTVLFLLSGGGSALFEAPLIPGEELQDITKQLLACGADIVEINTIRKRLSGVKGGRFAKAAAPAKVFSIVLSDILGDPLDMIASGPAVPDTSTCAQAQEIADRYGLKLSDKARNLLAQETPKELDNVTTVITGSVRELCTAAAGAAEELGYEPIVLTDMLSCEARDAGSFLSSIAISHHEDGRKLAYIAGGETVVHLKGTGKGGRNQEIALSAAIGLSGVPNAAVFSLGSDGTDGPTDAAGGYADGETVTDLKNKSIDIHSYLDNNDAYNALKAVDGLIMTGPTGTNVNDVAVLLIS; encoded by the coding sequence ATGAATAAAGAACTAAGAAAAGATGCAGACATCATAATAGAGCGATCAATTAAAGCTGTTCTTCCAGACGAAGCAGTTAAAAGAGCTCTAAAAGATTTCAAACCTGGTGAAGGGAAATTAGTTCTTGTGTCAGCTGGAAAAGCTGCATGGCAGATGGCAGCTGCGGCAGTGGAGGCCTTGGGCAACCAGGATAAGAATGAGACTACAGCCAGAGGAATAGTTGGGGGCATTGTAATTACTAAATATGATCACGTTAAAGGTGACATCCCAGGAGTAGAGTGCTGCGAGGCTGGTCACCCGGTTCCGGATGAGAACAGCTTCTCTGCAACCAAGAAGGCTCTTGATCTGGTGGAACCCCTTGGTGAAAAGGATACAGTCCTTTTCCTGTTGTCAGGTGGAGGAAGTGCATTGTTTGAAGCTCCGCTTATTCCGGGAGAAGAGCTTCAGGATATCACTAAGCAGCTCCTTGCTTGCGGGGCAGACATTGTTGAGATAAATACAATCAGAAAAAGACTTAGCGGCGTAAAGGGAGGACGCTTTGCTAAGGCAGCAGCTCCGGCTAAGGTGTTTAGTATTGTTCTAAGCGATATCTTGGGAGATCCCCTTGATATGATTGCCAGCGGTCCGGCAGTTCCTGACACTTCGACTTGCGCACAGGCGCAGGAGATTGCAGATAGATATGGGCTGAAGCTTTCTGATAAAGCGAGAAATCTTTTGGCACAGGAAACGCCTAAGGAACTTGATAACGTGACAACAGTAATCACAGGATCTGTCAGAGAGCTATGCACAGCGGCAGCAGGAGCAGCGGAGGAACTTGGCTACGAGCCGATTGTTCTAACGGATATGTTATCCTGTGAAGCCAGAGATGCGGGAAGCTTTTTATCCAGTATTGCAATATCTCATCACGAGGATGGACGTAAGCTTGCGTATATCGCAGGCGGAGAGACCGTTGTTCATCTTAAGGGAACTGGAAAGGGTGGACGTAATCAGGAGATAGCTCTTTCTGCGGCTATTGGACTAAGCGGTGTTCCCAATGCAGCAGTATTCTCCCTTGGAAGCGACGGAACAGACGGCCCCACAGATGCGGCAGGCGGATACGCTGATGGTGAGACGGTGACGGATCTCAAGAATAAGAGTATTGATATACACTCATATCTTGATAATAACGACGCCTACAATGCTCTTAAAGCGGTGGATGGTCTTATAATGACCGGGCCCACAGGCACAAATGTTAATGATGTGGCGGTATTGTTAATTTCATAA
- the rsmH gene encoding 16S rRNA (cytosine(1402)-N(4))-methyltransferase RsmH — translation MEEKQHKRRVHYSGKYPKKFEEKYKEQNPEKYADTVAHVISKGSTPAGMHISIMVKEILEVLKIQPGEQGLDCTLGYGGHTRKMLEQLTGKGCIYGLDVDPIESAKTVERLRNAGFDENAFKFRLINFANIDKVAEEAGKFDFVLADLGVSSMQIDDPKRGFSYKIDGPLDLRLDPEHGESAAERLHNITRDEFVGMLVENSDEPYAEEIADKVFNLMKKGDPMDTTTALRSAIENALWKLPKEEKDQAIKKSCARVFQALRIDVNSEFEVLYSFLEKLPGILNPGARVAILTFHSGEDRLVKKAFKECKKAGLFSEISEDVIRPSAEECRVNPRSKSTKMRWAIKA, via the coding sequence ATGGAAGAAAAACAGCACAAACGAAGAGTTCATTATTCTGGGAAATATCCCAAGAAATTTGAAGAAAAATATAAAGAGCAGAATCCGGAGAAATATGCAGATACTGTAGCCCACGTAATATCCAAGGGCTCAACGCCAGCAGGCATGCATATCTCTATTATGGTAAAAGAAATCCTGGAGGTTCTTAAGATTCAGCCAGGTGAGCAGGGGCTTGATTGTACCCTGGGCTATGGCGGACATACCAGAAAAATGCTGGAGCAGCTTACGGGAAAAGGATGCATCTATGGTCTGGACGTTGACCCAATTGAATCCGCCAAGACAGTTGAAAGACTCAGAAACGCAGGCTTTGATGAGAATGCATTCAAGTTCAGGCTAATCAATTTCGCCAATATTGACAAGGTGGCTGAGGAAGCAGGTAAGTTTGACTTTGTACTCGCAGACCTTGGGGTATCTTCAATGCAGATTGATGATCCCAAAAGAGGTTTCTCCTATAAAATAGATGGTCCTCTTGATCTAAGGCTTGATCCGGAACACGGAGAATCAGCAGCAGAGAGATTACACAATATCACAAGAGATGAGTTTGTTGGAATGCTGGTAGAAAACTCTGATGAACCTTATGCAGAAGAGATTGCAGATAAGGTATTTAACCTCATGAAAAAAGGCGATCCCATGGACACTACAACAGCTCTTAGAAGTGCGATAGAGAATGCTCTGTGGAAGCTTCCCAAAGAGGAAAAAGATCAGGCGATCAAAAAGAGCTGTGCAAGAGTTTTCCAGGCTCTGAGAATTGATGTAAACAGTGAGTTTGAGGTTCTGTACTCATTTCTTGAAAAGCTCCCCGGGATACTAAATCCCGGAGCCAGAGTAGCAATTCTTACTTTCCATTCAGGAGAGGACAGATTAGTCAAAAAGGCATTTAAAGAATGTAAGAAAGCCGGATTATTCAGTGAAATATCGGAGGATGTAATAAGACCGTCTGCAGAGGAATGCAGAGTCAATCCAAGAAGTAAATCCACCAAGATGAGGTGGGCAATTAAGGCGTAA
- a CDS encoding glycosyltransferase gives MNICLLNDSFPPIIDGVANVVMNYADIMTTELEANVVVGTPRYPNVSYDGYPYKVVAYPSFDTTDFVKGYRTGYPLSIREIDQMADSKPDIIHTHCPAASTVMARILRRETGAPIIFTYHTKFDVDIARAVGEGILKKEAIKAMVNNIEACDDVWVVSEGAGENLRSLGYQGEYIVMPNGVDFPRGRASDDMVKELNKTYDIPEGVPLFLFVGRLMKYKGLPIIVDAMNELAKKDIDFRMVFVGGGADQEEMQEKVKSYGISLDVFKEGASTGTNTPGSGKGKVIFTGPIHDREKLRAWNTRADLFLFPSTYDTNGIVVREAAACGLASVLIKDSCAAEGITHDRNGLLIEENAESMAQLLEAVSGDLDHLHQIGQNAMDEIYISWDKAVRLAYDRYKVINEMAKSGEFGIRKHQSFEYLMNSAATILDGTQRVFVDIPKEINLGMREGYKEFRDEVRGNYQEFLDGMIENYQDFRDNIKANYLELKDNIKDSYEDIRSDVRESVDNIRGGVSEGIDKIKDKFADNFDDEKYDDNK, from the coding sequence ATGAATATTTGCTTACTTAATGATTCCTTTCCGCCAATCATAGATGGCGTTGCGAATGTAGTAATGAACTATGCGGACATTATGACCACTGAGCTTGAGGCCAATGTCGTTGTTGGAACTCCAAGATACCCGAATGTCAGCTACGATGGTTATCCTTATAAAGTTGTGGCGTATCCAAGCTTTGACACAACTGATTTTGTCAAAGGCTATCGCACAGGGTATCCGCTTTCTATCAGAGAAATCGATCAGATGGCGGACTCAAAGCCAGACATTATACACACCCATTGCCCCGCAGCATCCACGGTAATGGCAAGGATACTCAGAAGAGAGACAGGCGCGCCTATCATTTTCACCTATCACACCAAGTTCGATGTGGATATCGCCAGGGCTGTCGGCGAGGGAATCCTCAAAAAAGAGGCTATTAAAGCCATGGTAAATAACATCGAAGCCTGTGATGATGTCTGGGTTGTCTCAGAGGGCGCGGGAGAAAACCTACGCTCGCTGGGGTATCAGGGCGAATATATAGTTATGCCTAACGGCGTGGATTTCCCGAGGGGCCGGGCTTCAGATGACATGGTAAAAGAGCTGAATAAGACCTATGACATACCTGAAGGCGTTCCGTTATTTCTTTTTGTGGGACGACTTATGAAGTATAAGGGACTTCCAATTATTGTGGATGCGATGAATGAACTTGCCAAAAAAGATATCGACTTCAGGATGGTCTTTGTTGGCGGAGGTGCAGATCAGGAAGAGATGCAGGAAAAAGTCAAATCCTACGGAATATCTCTTGATGTATTTAAAGAAGGTGCATCGACAGGCACAAATACTCCGGGTTCCGGGAAAGGGAAGGTGATTTTCACAGGCCCTATCCACGACAGGGAGAAGCTTAGAGCCTGGAACACAAGGGCAGACTTATTTCTTTTCCCATCTACCTATGATACAAACGGCATTGTGGTCAGAGAGGCTGCAGCCTGCGGACTTGCCAGTGTTCTCATCAAAGACTCCTGCGCAGCCGAGGGAATAACTCATGATAGAAACGGACTTTTGATCGAAGAAAATGCAGAGTCTATGGCACAGCTCCTTGAAGCAGTATCGGGAGATCTGGATCACCTTCATCAGATTGGCCAAAACGCCATGGATGAAATCTACATTTCCTGGGATAAGGCAGTAAGGCTTGCCTATGACAGATACAAAGTAATAAATGAGATGGCAAAGAGCGGAGAATTCGGAATCAGGAAACATCAAAGTTTTGAATATCTCATGAACTCAGCCGCAACAATCCTCGATGGAACACAGAGAGTGTTTGTGGATATCCCCAAAGAAATCAACCTTGGAATGCGCGAAGGATACAAGGAGTTCAGGGATGAAGTAAGGGGAAATTACCAGGAATTCCTGGACGGAATGATCGAAAACTATCAGGATTTCAGAGATAATATTAAGGCTAATTACCTGGAATTAAAGGACAATATCAAAGACAGCTATGAGGATATCAGATCCGATGTCAGGGAAAGCGTTGATAATATCAGAGGCGGAGTGTCAGAAGGAATCGATAAGATAAAAGATAAGTTTGCGGACAATTTCGATGATGAAAAATATGATGATAACAAGTGA
- a CDS encoding alpha-glucosidase, which yields MDNDCEQNRNQEMKKDWYKEMSFYQIWVRSFADGDGDGIGDLYGVYDKLEYVKSLGVDGIWFSPIYPSPNADYGYDISDYKDIHPDFGDLDQFKKMLNKAHELGLKVIMDLVVNHTSDEHPWFIESKKGRDNPYSDYYIWRDKPNNWDSLFEGKAWEYCKERGQYYLHIFAKKQPDLNMDNPKVRQEVKDIMRFWLDMGVDGFREDVINFISKKEGLPNGIPFLPAVNGMPYYKDGPHIHEYLAEFRKVCDEYDCFQLGEGPMTTVKSAMKYLTGPTKSLDMMFSFDHMMADCLYTEYIHRPFSLIKLKKAFTKWQYALAGKGWNALYLENHDHPRIISRYGSEHFWRESGTMLAASYIFQQGTPFIYQGQEIGMTNIRLMSIDQYVDVSSITNYQTYHLKEDPERRLHRIHLSSRDSARTPVQWDDTENAGFSEVRPWFYVNPNYKRVNVKREERDPDSILNFYRKCLALRKSSKTLIYGDYTEHFPKDKNIYMYERSLNGESYLIICSFSRLPVKANKPSKFAGRHGELVLCNYPKEPVSYNGVFDHIEQELSEIELRKGYFRPFETRVYRYTQ from the coding sequence ATGGATAATGACTGTGAACAGAACAGGAATCAAGAAATGAAAAAAGACTGGTACAAGGAGATGAGCTTCTACCAGATATGGGTCAGAAGCTTTGCTGATGGCGACGGTGACGGAATAGGAGATCTCTATGGAGTTTATGATAAGCTTGAGTATGTCAAATCTCTTGGCGTAGATGGAATCTGGTTCTCGCCAATCTATCCGTCTCCTAATGCTGATTATGGCTATGATATTTCTGATTACAAAGACATACATCCGGATTTCGGAGACCTTGACCAGTTCAAAAAAATGCTGAACAAAGCTCATGAACTTGGACTTAAAGTCATCATGGACCTGGTAGTTAACCACACTTCAGATGAGCATCCATGGTTTATCGAGAGCAAAAAGGGCAGGGATAATCCTTATAGCGACTATTATATCTGGCGTGATAAGCCAAATAACTGGGACAGCTTATTTGAGGGCAAAGCCTGGGAGTATTGCAAGGAGCGAGGGCAGTACTACCTTCATATTTTTGCCAAAAAACAACCTGACCTTAACATGGACAATCCAAAGGTCAGACAGGAAGTTAAGGACATCATGCGCTTTTGGCTGGATATGGGAGTTGACGGATTTAGAGAGGATGTAATTAACTTCATTTCCAAAAAAGAAGGCCTTCCCAATGGAATACCTTTTTTACCAGCTGTTAATGGAATGCCCTATTACAAGGACGGACCGCATATTCACGAGTACCTTGCCGAGTTTAGGAAGGTGTGCGATGAATATGACTGCTTTCAGCTGGGCGAAGGACCGATGACTACTGTTAAATCGGCTATGAAATACCTGACCGGGCCAACCAAGTCCCTTGATATGATGTTCTCTTTTGACCACATGATGGCGGATTGCCTGTACACAGAGTACATCCACAGGCCATTTTCTCTGATAAAACTCAAGAAAGCTTTTACAAAGTGGCAGTACGCATTGGCAGGCAAGGGATGGAATGCTCTTTATCTTGAGAATCACGACCATCCCCGTATTATCAGCAGGTATGGAAGTGAGCACTTCTGGCGGGAAAGCGGAACCATGCTGGCCGCAAGCTATATTTTCCAGCAGGGTACGCCTTTTATATATCAGGGGCAGGAAATTGGCATGACCAATATAAGGCTCATGTCAATCGACCAATACGTGGACGTTTCCAGCATAACCAACTACCAGACCTATCATCTCAAGGAGGACCCGGAGAGGCGCCTTCACAGAATTCACTTATCAAGCCGTGATTCAGCAAGAACCCCTGTCCAGTGGGATGACACAGAGAATGCAGGATTTTCAGAGGTAAGGCCTTGGTTCTATGTTAATCCCAACTATAAGAGGGTTAATGTTAAAAGAGAAGAGCGCGACCCAGACAGTATTCTTAATTTCTACAGGAAATGCCTTGCTCTTAGGAAAAGTTCTAAAACACTAATATATGGAGATTACACAGAGCATTTTCCCAAGGATAAAAACATATACATGTATGAGCGAAGTCTTAATGGAGAGAGCTACCTGATCATTTGCTCATTTTCAAGACTTCCTGTTAAGGCCAATAAGCCATCTAAGTTTGCGGGA